The DNA segment ACACCACGCCTATTGTAACTCCCCAGAAAATTTTCTGCCAAAGTGGAGTTTTATCAGAGCCGTTTGAACAAAGCATATTTATAACCATAGCGGCTGAATCAGCAGAGGTTACAAAAAATATCACAACCATAAAAATAGCAATAACGCTTAAAATTTTAGCCATTGGAAATTTAGCTAAAAAGACAAAAATAGCCGTAGAGATGTCGCTATTTACCGCCTGTGCAAGTTCTACAAAACCACCTTGAACTAGGCTTATAGCACTATTGCCAAAAAATGTCATCCAAACAAACGTAAAACCAGTTGGGACAAATAACGCACCAACCACAAACTCGCCTATCGTTCTACCTTTTGAAATTTTAGCTATAAAAAGCCCGACAAATGGCGACCAAGAAAGCCACCAAGCCCAGTAAAGTAGCGTCCAACCGCCAAGCCAACTCTCATTTGCCCTCTCGTATGCGTAAAGATTAAACGTATTTGAAATTAGCGTTGAGATATACTCTCCGCTGTTTTGAACAAGCGTTTTTAAAAGCAGAGTCGTATCACCTAAAAATAGCACCAAAAGCACAAATATGACGGCTGCGATAATATTTGTGTTTGATAAAATTTTAATGCCTTTATCAACGCCACTTGCCGCCGAGATGGTCGCAAGTGATGTCAAAACGATAAGTAGCGTGATATTCATGCTAGGCAAATTAAAAACATAAGAGAGTCCGGCATTTACCTGCACAACACCGTATCCAAGCGACGTAGCGACACCAAAAAGCGTAGAAATCGTGGCAAACGTATCGATAGTATCTCCTAGTTTGCCATAAATTTTATCGCCTATAATAGGATAAAACGCCGAGCGAAGCGTAAGAGGCAGGTTGTGTCTGTATGCAAAAAACGACAAAATAAGAGCAACAATAGCATAAACCGACCAAGCACTTATGCCCCAGTGAAAGAATGTTATATTCATCGCTTGTCTAGCGGCAAAATCGCTATTAGGTTCGCCTGTTGGAGGATTTAAAAAGTGCATAAGCGGTTCGCTCACGCCAAAAAACACCAGCCCTATACCCATACCAGCCGCAAAAAGCATAGCAAACCACGATACATTGCTAAACTCAGGCTTTGTATGATCAGCACCAAGTTTTATGCTTGAAAATCTACTAAGTCCCAAAACTAACACGCAAACAACTATGATAGCTATTGC comes from the Campylobacter mucosalis genome and includes:
- a CDS encoding BCCT family transporter; translation: MNISKTQKFNPSVFYPSIFIISCVTIFSLIFPELSAKFFKDIQNFITDKFGWFYVLAIAIIVVCVLVLGLSRFSSIKLGADHTKPEFSNVSWFAMLFAAGMGIGLVFFGVSEPLMHFLNPPTGEPNSDFAARQAMNITFFHWGISAWSVYAIVALILSFFAYRHNLPLTLRSAFYPIIGDKIYGKLGDTIDTFATISTLFGVATSLGYGVVQVNAGLSYVFNLPSMNITLLIVLTSLATISAASGVDKGIKILSNTNIIAAVIFVLLVLFLGDTTLLLKTLVQNSGEYISTLISNTFNLYAYERANESWLGGWTLLYWAWWLSWSPFVGLFIAKISKGRTIGEFVVGALFVPTGFTFVWMTFFGNSAISLVQGGFVELAQAVNSDISTAIFVFLAKFPMAKILSVIAIFMVVIFFVTSADSAAMVINMLCSNGSDKTPLWQKIFWGVTIGVVSCALMLGGGLASLGAMTIVAALPFTIALLFAIFGLFKALRVDIIKKQSQEISNMPLSDLSKPWQERLKAMIALPNKFHADKFLSNVVIVSLEKLRAEFEINGLEAKVKVDEKAKFARLIVGLGDEMDFVYGIKLVRRESPDYTQVLNGDDIYYRAEVYLKEGGQDYDVLGWSEATLINDVIEQYRKHMQFLHTIRGS